In the Pelmatolapia mariae isolate MD_Pm_ZW linkage group LG10_11, Pm_UMD_F_2, whole genome shotgun sequence genome, AGGCTGTTCTCTGCTCATTGTAACACCATGGCACTATGTATAATAGGCGCACTCTCACTGAAAACTGTCTTTAACAACTGCCCCTCATTGTGCGTGCCTCATGATGCCTGGAAACAGCTGTAATCTCAAGTAATTCCCACCACAGTCATTCACTCTTGCTCGCAAATGtgaattctttatttttgtccATTAAGCTGGCAAAACAAATGGTCGACGCTCACTATTATATGCATGTTTTTAATGCACTGCAGAGTGACAGATAACACTGAAAGAATCCGAGTGTGCTTTCTCACGTGTGCTGTAATTTGCAACTCCACCCTGACATTTATAAATTGAAGGCTCAGCATATGCTCGATGTAAACATGTCCCAGAGCGCATTACGGTTAAATGTTGCAAGATGTTTttgaaaaagcacaaaatacTCACATGGTTAGAAAATCTGTCTGCAGCAGAAAGACTGTCcttaaaaatgcaattaaaagTTTACGTGTGCTTGCTTTGTCATACAACAGAGACAACACAACAGTTTAGTTTAACTGCTTCCAATGGATGTCTGAGACATTTCATCATATCAGTGAGACTCACCAGCAATGTGAGTTTGTATGGTTTAGGTTTTGAATTTTGGAGTTCTAATCCAGATGTCCATGGCTAATGTGGGATGGATGAATGAGCAATATGAGTATCCACTGTAGTTCAAAACTAAGGAACAGTGTTGGTTTGACCACCCACATAACCTAGGTTTACTGACTGGTTCAGTTTAACTACTTACCACTTTAGGCATTGTTAGAGGCAAagcatttttatctgtgaaaatcTAAAAGTTCACAGAACTGGTTGAACTTAAGCCACCACAAGAAACAATATTGGAACCTTTTTCTAAATCATAAGACCTGAAGCATGAGCCATGAATGTGTAATTACTGTATGTATTTTATAACCATAAACCAACTGAGACCTTCTTTAAGTTTGCACAGTGTCCTTTATTTGGTCTTTATGTGGCTCAGGTactaaagataagataagataagataagataagataagataagataagataagataagataaacctttattagtcccacacgtgggaaatttttTGGCCAGGGCAGAAAGTACAAGGGCAGTAAaaatttagagaaaaaaaaagaaaaaagaaacaataggATAAACAGAATAACATAATATAAAAGATAGAAAAGGAGGCAGCCAAGACCTGCGAAATTTCGTCGTCTTACCGTAAATTTGCGAGGCAAGTTCCCTACACTACATTAGACTACCTACACAGCCATATTCAAGCAATGCCGcataacacatttgtttttataacaCGTTACACACTGATattgtctttaaaatgtttatggTATGCATAtgtaaagatttattttaaaaaaatattgagtCTTGTGTTTGAGTTTTGCTTCTGTATATGACTGTCATGTTTTTAGCAGAACATGAAAGGGATTGAGGTTTCTCACATTCTTAAGAGAACTGTTTCCGAGTAGTTcagttccttggaattgttGGCCTGCCTGCCAATTCCACTTATGGTTCCACTTGCACTTGCGCTACAATCAGCTgctttcagtttgtttcttCTGTCCTCTGAGTTCGATATGTAGCCCACTGAATTGTGTTACATAAATTAATTTTGGGGAAATAAAGATGTATCTCATGCATGCAccatgaaaaatgtctgaacctttttgtgttgactgtaatgtctattttatttataggctaTATCACATTTGGTGTAGGCCAGTGGTTCTCAACTTTTTACAGTGCgtaccacctcataaaatatatggctcttgAAGTACCACCCTTATGACCAGCGttaaagtacagtagtataggcctatttaacaccaCATACAGTTTACATGAGACAATTTTGTTTCgtatatgaatgttatttattttaactgtcataaacaggatgtgacgagttttaataataacaactgtactgcattaaaacattcacagcagcTGGGATATTcaatctttaagtgatgacgtatgaaccctgcttccaggtccaaactactctgcgtttattaaggctgttgtgtttttaacatgttttaatgctttgtattttgttctatttaatctgaaaaagcccctaaaaaacagtcagtgaccACTGTCAACTTCTCTCGGCTTTTATCatcactattcattttaaagctcagtttttaaaaccttacgatgtaactacggcccagcccatgcagcagtatattaatgactaaccttgtatTGCACTTGTTCTCcagactgaagtttggtccgtttacagcatcctgccatgcaattacATTTCTCCCTAACCATTGGGAACTCTCaggttaacttttattgagtggaaaaaagttagcgttcatcctcctgcttcactgtgtttctgttatgctaacatagctgtgtagctagcgatcacgtagcacatcattatataccagctagcccaacttcagtaacctcacaaacatcactgctgtttagttttctgtcttcatttatgtcgaaAGTGATTACAGAgttgtacgttttaatttttgctgTGGCAGTTAAGCTGCCGGATTTTTGGCTTCATGGCCCTCCTTCGTGGTTCGTGCACGCTGAAGCTCAGTTTGCTCCTCGTGGCGTTTCAGCTGACGACATGAAATACCAACATGTGGTGGCCTTGCTGGATCCGCTGTCCAACCACCGTGTGATAACCCTACTCCAGTATCCCCCCACCCAAGGGAAATACATCGCTCAcaaggtgctgctgctgctgcggcaCTACTCCCTCTCTGATGCAGAGCGGGCCGAGGAACTCGCTGGCCTTGCCAACTCCCCGCTGCTGGATTACCGCTCACGCGCAGAAGAACAgtcgactgttgttgtgatttggcgctatataaataaaattgaattgaattgatttgaattgtatttacttggtattggaTCAAAACCAAAATTTATAGTATTGCACAGCACTaccaaagaaggaaaacagtggCGCAGTTTACAGTgtagattattattttttagttttattccaCAAAAGGACAAGAGCATCCTtataaaatggaaactccaTTGAGAACAGAAACTTTGAgtctttgcaagcatctgcacagacagcatgctaacgctaagctagccaaaaACCCAGAGTGAGGTTAGCTGAGTGAGTGCTGACCCctgcccagcagccagaccctgaatTTTAACAGGTAACAAAACCAGTTTTTCCAGTGAGTAATTAAGTAAAGTACTGAATTACTTACTATTACTGTTctgtgtttaaatatttttttgagcAACAACCCCAACGCTGATCATAATAAAGAGGGTAAGTACCTCcaacatgtgcaaacatttgaCCCACATTGTGCAATTCATTTGCACAAATGTAATGTGTTTGATGTGCTGCTTAGAGTTCATGGTCACTCTCAAAGTGAGAGAACTCATTGAGAATCTATAAGAAAATCAGTAAGGAATCAAATTGATAACTGATATCAATAATACAATTGGAATTGGTTAATTCTTTCATTTCCCATCCTTAGACACGACTGTGACAAAACTAGCTTAGTGCCCACACTGTGTGGCAATTATGGCATACTGTGTGTGGTTGAATGTTGCTGGAATTGTTTACATGTTGATCTGATCTGCGGTTGATTTAGCAGGGTCTGAGTATAAAGTCATTGTTTCATGTAACTTATGTGTGGTTATTTATAGATATTCGTGTAATTTTCATGCAAATTAGGTCTACCCAACAAGTGGACCATAAATTCACCCTGTGGCAAGACTTCAAAAGTAGCCCAGTTCTGTGGGAAATTACGGACTTGGCAACACTGCCACTAACTGTCTTTGCTTAGTTACTTCAAAAGAGTATAAAGTGATGAATTCTTTCAGCTCTGTTTCTCTTCTTCTATTCCAGGGACATATTTGCTGCCCCATGTGAATGAGACGTgagaatttcacacttttctggaATCTATAAAACATGAATAGCCAAAACAACCACATATATAGACAAACATATCAAGAGCTTTTTAAAGTCACTAATGATGAAATACTTACTTGAAAgagctgtgtgcatgtgtgaaaaactTAAACTGATAACTTTAGGTGCAAAGAACTATTCTTGAAGAATACCTAAGTTTCTCTGATAGACAGTCATGGCCTTGGACAGTATAATTAAAGCCAACGTCGGTTTAATTTACTCGGTGGGTTCAATAATTATTAACTTAGAGAAAGCTCGGCTAAGAGGTGGGAGAGCACTAGGAACTGAGTGCACAGAAAGAACGCAGACTTTGGAGGAGAGGGCTAAGTGGCGatgcaaagagaaaaagaaagaaagaagaggacGTGAAAAGAGAGTTGTCCTGGAGGCAGAGCTAGTAAATGAGTCATCGAAGTGGATATGCTATCAGGTCTATTCTAACAGTGCTACAAGTGAATGGATGCCTTAAAGGTTAGGCATAAAATGATTTCTCATTTTGCTGCGATATACCCCCTGGTAGACATTAACGCTTTGGTTATGGACTTGAGTGTAAAAGCTCCTGAGGTAACATGCTGCTTGTCTGCCATAAATATTTCTGgctatatgtatgtatattgtTATTTGAATGAGGCTGCTTTTATGGAGACGAGTATATTTTGTGCAAATAGTTAAAGTTGATGTGATGCTGTGTGTCATTTCTATAGCCAGGTAGTCATTCTGTCTACACAAAGCCAACTCCCCTGGTACCTCACATCACAGCTGGGACTCTGTTCAGCTCCGATCCTCCTGACCCATTTCAgtgcacagatacacacacacacacatgctcgaccacacacatatatacaccaACTGACAGTTGCAAACAGACCCATGCATTCATACAAAGCAAACCAGCCACACGCAAAACACTTACATATGTGCCAAGCTTCATTTCTGCTCTACTGAGTCTGCTCGTGTCACAACTTTGCAGATGTTTAAGCCATGGGGACATGAACACTAAATTTGCAGAAATTCTCTTCCCGGTCGTTTGGTTGGAACAGCGGGTTTTGAAATGATAATGAATCTGTGGGCCAGGATTTCCCACATGGCATCATATCTAGAGTGGAAACAGAAGAAATAGAATAAGGCAGCACTGGAAAGCAGCAgcaaaagatgtttttttttattgccaaatgtaaAAGTCAAATTGTGGCTGAACTAGGTAGATAAAGCAGTCGGCGTTTCTAAgaataataaaatgttaaaaaagtcCGAATCTGAGGTTAATGTTATTGCTGCAGAGTGCAGATGGCTCCCCATACAGTTAATTTAGAGTTCAAAGTCTTGCTCTATCAGTCAATAGTTGGTGAGCACAagcaatataaaaataaactacatATACACCCAAAATAAATCATGGATAAAATGCTGACTCACATtgcgaaaaaaacaaaacacagatatGAGTTGTATTGCATTCCAACACATGCGATTTCAGATGTTGATTGCAGGTGTAATAAACACCTATAATAACTTCATTACACACACTTATGTCACACAGAGGTTAAAGAGGTTAAAAGAAGAATCACGCACAAAGTGGGAGAGGCAGTGTATAGGTCAGATTCCAAAACATTATAAATACACAGCTAAAACTGACCATCCAAACTCAGTGTGTGATCATAAGTGTGGAAAAAGAAATATCAGAGAACATGAAGGCAGAAGGTGTGATGCTGCATCCTCTGGCATTGGGAGATGGCCCTGAGCCTGAGCTGATGTGTATCTTTGGGACTGGGGACTTAGGACGCTCTCTGGGCCTGCGTCTGCTCCAGTCCGGCTACAGGGTGGTGTATGGCAGCCGCAGACCTCACAGCTGTGGCCCCTTGCCTGAGGGAGCTCAGGTATGACTTATGGCATTATATTGAACTGAATagagtttttaaatttagaaaCATTACTGTACGTATCTCAAACATGTTCTGTCCTGTGTTTTGTGCAGGTGATGACCCATGAAGAATCAGCCCGGTCTGCCAAGATGATCTTCGTTTGTGTTCACAGAGAACACTATGAATTTCTGGAGAAGATGGCACCTCAACTTGAAAGAAAGGTTAGTTGAGTCCAAAGTTAAAATTGGAATCAAAAAGATGCACCTTCAAATCTTTAAACACCTTtaaactctttctttttttttctctttctttctgtgaatctacatttctacatttttatttgcCAGCTGACCTGGAAACAATATTTAACATATTGTGTACACATAGGTTATTACATTTGTTCCCACATGGGAAACATGATAgcaagagtttaaaaatgacattttcatgGAATTATCATGGTGATTTGTCAGTAATAATTCATGTTATTTGAGAGAACATATAAATATTAACTGCTATGTCATTCATATATCAAGGAAATAATTTTTAGAGACATGTTATCTAAATCATGGGTCTGACAATCAATGACTGATTAATCGTAACTCATTTTGATAACAGCATTACCTAATGCAACTTTATTATGTTAAAAGTCTAACTGGTGTTAGCACAGCTTACTAAAGAAGCAATACATTGGTCAATCTGAGCCTGCGTAGCTTCAATTACAGTCTCAAAATACTTTAAACACATTCGCACTGGATAAAGCAAAGTGCCGTCGTAAGACAGGAGTGAGGACGTCTGAAAATGGGCTTTTGTAGGTAATCCCTGACAATGATTTGTGAAAAAACAATTCTATTAATCATGAGcaatttaataataaaacaaggACATTACAAAATGTATTAGTGTGGGATAGTGGGAGTGgatgtctttttaaaataatctcaAGATCTCGGAAGTTTATTACTTCGCTTGAACATCTTCTGACACCTCTGCGCTCAGTTGGATTGTGGAACAGTTTGTCCTCAAGACATTAACCACAAAATTTGTGGGAATATTACATTTTAGCCCATGATTAACAAAAATAACTcaggaaattaaaaacacaagcaGACCAAAATGGCCCATTATTAAGAAATATTTGAAGTGGAAACAAAAAATTTCAAGGAAAGCAAATCAGAGACAAAATTAATAGtaaatttttttgtgtgttttttttaaccagatgTTATCTCAGGGCAGTTTAGTTGGCTCTAGACCTTACAGTATTACAGAAAGACACTGAACAAATCCCTCTTGAGGAAGAACCTCTGACTGAACCAAATTCAGGCTGAGGGGCTGTCTGTCTGAAACGGTCGGGGGTGACAGGAGagtggagagagaaaaaaaatgagcacttgaaaaataacaaacagtgAGCAGGTTTGCAGGGACAGTAACCACAGGTCAAAACCAAGCACCTATGGATCGAGACACATCTCCAGAAAGGTACGGAGAGGAGAGAAAGCATAAAATACAGGAGAAAGAACCAGAGGCTACTGACATGAAATCATGgcaaatgaatgcacagagtGAGGAGGGTGGACAAGAGgtgctacacaaaaacacaacgtTATCCAGTCACACCTTATATGTGTGTAATGTCAGTGTTTTCTGCTGTTCACATCTTAACGGAATCATTCACATGATTTTTGTAAAAGGATGTGCatgaaataaatgacaaatattCTAACTACTTTCAATTTTTTCCTTACTTTATCAATGCTGATGGATTTATTTTAAGGTGCTGGTGGACCTCAGTAACAACTTGAAGAAAGACATGTACATGGAAGCGAATGCCGTCTACTTGCAGAGGTAACATACGCCCTCAAAAGTATGGAAAATCAAAAGAGTCTCTCATTCATGAATACACTGTGCATGCAAGTCATTCCTTCTGTTCACCAAGGGAGCCTAACCTTGTTTTGTTCAATCTTTATTTGTtgtcaaaaatatatttttctatcATTGCAACTGTGCTTATTACAAATCTATGTGAGAATGACATTGTTGTGGAAAAATGCTCCTAAAGACCTCTTGGAAAATGAGAGATCAAAACTCTCCACTGAATCCTAAAGAAGTGAAACAAATCAAGTGGTTGCAGCTCCCTTGACAGGTGAGCCTGCTGTGTATCCATTCGGTTGAAGTGGAAACATTGATTCTCATCATTTTGAGACTTTTTCTTTCCCCTGGGCGtctttgtaaaggaaacaatAGCAACTAAAGTCCTTTCTGTGTGTTCTCTAGGCTGGTCCCTAAAGCGGCCGTAGTGAAAGGCCTTAACACCCTGTCCGCCTGGGCCCTGCAGAATGGACTTCTAGCAGGAAGACAGGTAAGACAAGAGTAGAAGTAAGGGATCTGTTAAAAAGATGTCAGCTGGCTTAAGACAAAACAAAGTCAGGAAGCTTCCGAGCCTTAAGGAAGACTTTGGCTGACAAGAATAAAGATCCAAACAAAGCAGTAACAGAAAGAGGAGATTACTAAATTGATCTGATCACCATGAGAAATGTTTGACTTCAAACTACAAAATAACATCTGCTTTCAGCATTTTCTGTAATGCGATGGGAAAAAATGTCTCTTGAACTGCTTAATAACAGGAGATTGCTTCAACATACGCCATGCAAAATTTAGGGAAGCAATTGATTTCAGTTTTGTTGCTGCTGATTATTGATTTTGCTGTCTTACCATAACAATGCGAGAGAAAATGAGGGCAGCGCttgtaaaaatacacaaacaagcACACTTCATGATCTTACAAAGTTGAAAGACCAGTGTTTATTGCAGCTTCCGTTTCACGGctacaaagagaaacacaaacatgctcGAACCTCTGGAGACCAAACCTGAATCTGCCTCAAATCCTCTTCAACACAAACAAGCCCCCATACACGTGCACGTAAACACAAACACGCtcgcacgtacacacacacacacacaaaccactgcagtgttCTATTTCTTTGAAAACAGGTAGCTGTGAGAGAaaagagggtgtgtgtgtttgaatgtgtgtttctttatcAGCGCATATGTAGTTACAGTATATatccacacacactcatgcttTTAAGTGTGTGCTATTCCCCAGCCAGCAATTTGATTAGATCCACAGCGGGGCTGTGGCTCTGTCACATTTACATTCAGATGGAGATTTAGTCTGTCGGCTGTCCCCTGCTGTTACTGGTGCAGTAATGTAGGGAGACATGGCTGGCTGCCCGGtccacttacacacacacacctggggAAAACTGCTCAATCCCACTGACTCTCCtatatgcctgtcaaactgctctctctctgtcacacactctCTAGCTCTCGCTAGTTCTCGCCTTTTACAAACAAGTTAATCGTCTTATCACAGAGCTGTGAGTGCAGTAATAAGCTTCAGCATGCTGTGATCTAGAATGGGATTACATATTGAGCAGCATATGTATATAAAGTAGGCACGTGTGCTTACATAGTCATACATTTTTAGGGGCTTCTTCCCAAAATACTGAAGGAGCAGCGGGtgacaaacaaaacaggaataATTCTGTCGACACACACTGTAGGTGTAGCTGTGCAGTCATTCACTAGATATTCGAATCAGGGGTGGTGAGTCATCTATTAGTAATAGAAACACAGATCATAAGAAATGTGTTGAGAgaaaaattttaataaatgttaatattcatattattattttaggacttaaaaaaaaaagaatctgctTTCATCAATTTACCAACTAATACAGTTTGTAACTGCAAAGAAAAGATAATATTAGTGACACCATGAAACTTCACAGACAGCTAAAACCGCATCATCTTCCATTTTGGTCAAAAACGACTAAGAACAGATTAATGGTCCGTGCTGTTGCACTGGTAAAAATGCTCCTGCCTGCAGACATGAATGCAGAAGGTGTAGGTTTTTGAATCAGTCGCACATATGCTGTCCTGCTGCCTTAATACTCATTAGAGAACCAAACTGCCGGCTGAAAAGCCCCCAACAAAAGCATCATTTATTCCTGTTTCAGGAGTCTTTGATAAAACCTGTGGCGCAAAGCTTAGTGAGAATTTTTCAAACCTTTAAAAAATTGTAACTTTATATTTGTGACAAGCTCTATGCCTTTGGAGAAATACACATTTATAGAATGTTTCTATTTATGCCCTAGGTGTACCTGTGTGGGAACAATGGAGAAGCAAAACGGGATGTGGCAGAGATGGCCACCAAACTAGGCCTTACTGTTGTGGACAAAGGGTCCCTGTCAGCTGCTAAAGAGGTGGAGGACTTCCCTCTGCAGCTATTCCCAGAGTGGAGGATGCCTTTGTACGTGGCTTTTGGCCTCTCCGCcttctttttcttgtatttggtCATTAGAGATATCATCTATGCATATGTGGAAAATGATGAAGATATCTCCTACCGCATAATGATATCCCTGGCCAACAAGGTAAAGATATGCCCCTCTTTGTTTATTGCTTGTAAAACGGTATTTTACATTTctcattgtgtttttattttccatgTGTCAGATCACTCCAGTCGTGTCCCTCATTATGCTGTCGCTCTGCTACCTCCCCGGAGCTATAGCTGGTTTCCTTCAGCTCTACAGAGGGACCAAGTACAGGTCAGGCATCAAACATAAACATTTTCATTCCTggtacaatgtaaaaaaaaagggcATGATTTTTGCAGCGTAAAGTGCCTAACTCGTTTTCCCATGTTCCAGGCGTTTCCCCAATTGGCTAGATCGCTGGATGCTGTGCAGGAAACAGTTGGGTCTTCTTGCACTAGGCTTTGCGTTGCTCCATGCTATCTACACATTAATCATTCCTGCCCGCTACTCTGACAGACAAAGAGTCATCTCCAGTGTGTTGAATGAGGTACAGTGCAGCAGGCTGGTGCAAACTGATTGGAGTGTTTCTGCAATCCTGCACAAagagaaatattaaataaagctTATATGAACATGTAGAACATTCACTGTAATAACAGTCCCTCCACCTTTCTCTCTTCCTTGTAGGTGAAGAAAAATACTACCACTCCACTTTACTTTGACAATACCAGCGCATGGCGCACTGACTCATTATATGCACTGGGAATCCTgggcttctttctttttgtcctgCTGGGGCTAACATCCTTGCCCTCTGTGGGAGGCACTCTCAGCTGGAGAGAGTTCAGCTTTGTTCAGGTCAGTGCAGATAAAAATGCACAGCCCTTCAtatgtatgtgctgtgtgtgaaCGTGCATTTGCTCATGCACACCTTTAAATTCTCACGctttatcagtcatgtgtttcATATCAGTAAAGGCATATTTTAGAGCCTTCTAGATAATCTACATTTAGAACTTCTTAGATTTTTATCAGTTATTAAAGTGTTGTAAAAGCAATATAGCAATATGTCACTGGCACTCGTCTCCCCAGAGCCTAGTTAACTAGCCGCCtaacacaggcacacagagggagagctAGGAAGACTTTAGCCaaggattttaaatgttaaGTTATTCATTAAATAGAATTATGATACCTGGTATAATCCTCCAGTGAGAAGATTTTTAATACAGGTCACAGGCCCATTTGTGTAAAGGTCAGGTCCATAGATAGACCTCAGACAGTGAATGGTACTCAGAGATGGAGGTGAAAGTCAAAATAATTCTTATGATCTAGTGAGGAGAGTTATGAAATAAGACatgaaataacaataatatgCTTACATAAGCTTACTTTTTGCTTCTAGTTGTGATCACTGTTGTCAACATGGgaatataaagctctgaataCAAGCAAATATCCAAAAATGCTAGGACACTGTGTAATATGATATTTGCTCTCCACTGGTTTAATAAGGTGCAAGTAGGTGCAAGATCCCTTATTGTCATCACACAGGGGCACAGTTTATTACTGCGCCATAGCAATAGCACTGTTTGCTTTCTCTGCTGTTTGCCCTTATTGCAAATGCTAAAAAATGGAAATGGAGGCACATTATGCACTAGGTTGTTTGTTATTATGTCTGCGTCTGTGCATGTCAGTCTTAAATTCAGCATAAAGCATTTCCAAGGATAGTTTGGTAATTTGGGAGATAGCTCATTCTCATTCTCATTCTATTTCTTCCACAGAGTTAGATGAGACAATTGATACCATTAGTTTGTCTGTGTGGTAAATTTGCCAGTACCAGCCTAGAGTTGACTTATCCTAGCTTAGTGTAGCATGACAAAAGGAGAAAGCAAATACTGTCACAACAAAACTGAGCGCCTCTAAACTTCACCAGttaatttgcttttttaaaaaaaaaaaaaaacctcttctACCTTTGGACAAAGGTTCCACCCATTTCCAGTATttttgctaagctaagctaaaccCATATTTTTACTTGTGTTTGATTAACTTTTGCTTTTATATTCTGTAAGtttattgtaaagcactttgtgatgttgatcacaaagtgcttgaaataaaatttttattacCTACTTACTAAACTCATCACTAGCTTCATGTTTACTTAACAGATAACAGAAAGGTACTTAACAGATAACAGAAAGGTAACCGTCTTCTTGTTTAACTCTTTCGTAtttaatctttaattttttaccattttgtgtgtgtgtgtgtgtgtgtgtgtgtgtgtgtgtgtgtgtgtgtgtgtgtgtgtgtgtgtgtgtgtgtttctttttccccACAGTCGACGCTGGGCTACCTGACTCTTTTTCTCTCCACTGCACATTGCTACATTTATGCCTGGGATAGATTCCTTCGCAAATCTACGTATAAATGGTACACTCCTCCGGACTCCATGCTCTGTCTAATTGTTCCTTCAGTGACACTGGTGCTCAAGCTGATCCTCGTCCTCCCCTGTGTGAACCGTCCACTGATGCGCATTCGCCAAGGCTGGGAACGCAACCGGCCAAAGGATGAGATGGGTGAACTCAAAGCCACTAACATGTGATCCAGGGTTGCTGAATGTTTCAATGACATGTTATAT is a window encoding:
- the steap4 gene encoding metalloreductase STEAP4, whose product is MKYQHVVALLDPLSNHRVITLLQYPPTQGKYIAHKVLLLLRHYSLSDAERAEELAGLANSPLLDYRSRAEEHVEKEISENMKAEGVMLHPLALGDGPEPELMCIFGTGDLGRSLGLRLLQSGYRVVYGSRRPHSCGPLPEGAQVMTHEESARSAKMIFVCVHREHYEFLEKMAPQLERKVLVDLSNNLKKDMYMEANAVYLQRLVPKAAVVKGLNTLSAWALQNGLLAGRQVYLCGNNGEAKRDVAEMATKLGLTVVDKGSLSAAKEVEDFPLQLFPEWRMPLYVAFGLSAFFFLYLVIRDIIYAYVENDEDISYRIMISLANKITPVVSLIMLSLCYLPGAIAGFLQLYRGTKYRRFPNWLDRWMLCRKQLGLLALGFALLHAIYTLIIPARYSDRQRVISSVLNEVKKNTTTPLYFDNTSAWRTDSLYALGILGFFLFVLLGLTSLPSVGGTLSWREFSFVQSTLGYLTLFLSTAHCYIYAWDRFLRKSTYKWYTPPDSMLCLIVPSVTLVLKLILVLPCVNRPLMRIRQGWERNRPKDEMGELKATNM